A section of the Candidatus Moraniibacteriota bacterium genome encodes:
- a CDS encoding serine hydrolase, with protein sequence MNAKIFTALAALFGVGLIGGYVLRDVWDARQTTATAEMDSTSRQVRQMGQYTYTNPLLECEVAEGTLDARKENFHDALEKYVRQLKIERKLSDVAVYFRDLNNGPTFGIGERGEFFPASLLKVPIMMAYYHLAEQNPSILGVEIRFEKPVDFDITPTILPRESLVVGESYTVDDLVRRMIVYSDNQALSLLSARLPLAVLQDLFAMLDVGGDVLADSEAKLTVKEYAGFFRILFNSSYLSRNFSEKALALLAKTDYADALPAGVPSDMMIAHKFGEAGTEDAERQLHDCGIVYFPDHPYLACIMTRGSKAEDLKDTIVDVSKFIYEKIDEQY encoded by the coding sequence ATGAATGCGAAGATTTTTACTGCGCTTGCGGCGCTTTTTGGTGTCGGTCTCATCGGTGGCTATGTCCTGCGCGATGTATGGGACGCTCGCCAGACGACTGCGACTGCGGAAATGGACAGCACCTCGAGACAGGTCCGCCAAATGGGGCAGTATACCTATACCAATCCGCTCCTGGAGTGCGAGGTGGCTGAAGGGACGCTCGATGCTCGGAAGGAAAACTTCCATGATGCCCTAGAAAAGTATGTGCGTCAGCTGAAAATCGAGAGAAAACTGTCGGATGTCGCCGTCTATTTCCGTGATCTGAATAATGGTCCGACCTTTGGCATCGGGGAACGAGGCGAGTTTTTCCCGGCGTCGCTCCTGAAAGTGCCGATCATGATGGCGTACTACCACCTCGCTGAGCAGAATCCATCCATCCTCGGCGTGGAGATCCGTTTCGAGAAACCGGTTGACTTTGACATCACGCCGACTATTTTACCCCGTGAATCGCTCGTCGTGGGTGAATCATATACGGTCGATGACCTCGTCCGGCGGATGATCGTCTACTCGGACAATCAGGCACTGTCTCTCCTCTCGGCCCGCCTCCCGCTAGCCGTCCTCCAAGACCTCTTCGCGATGCTCGACGTCGGTGGGGACGTGCTGGCCGATTCCGAGGCGAAGCTGACCGTGAAAGAGTATGCTGGATTCTTCCGTATCCTCTTCAATAGTTCGTATCTCTCGCGCAATTTTTCCGAAAAGGCGCTCGCGCTGCTCGCCAAGACGGATTACGCTGACGCGCTCCCAGCTGGTGTACCGTCCGACATGATGATTGCGCACAAATTCGGCGAAGCGGGGACGGAGGATGCCGAACGGCAACTCCATGACTGCGGTATCGTCTACTTCCCCGACCATCCGTATCTCGCCTGCATCATGACGCGGGGCAGCAAGGCGGAGGATCTGAAGGACACCATCGTCGACGTCTCGAAATTTATCTATGAGAAAATCGATGAACAGTACTAA
- a CDS encoding LytR C-terminal domain-containing protein: protein MERNLKPRMDPLSGQESRSRRSSSRFSPAVLILTAALLAALGVAGYFYYQYRQSPKVQSVGEVKDLKEEIGAVFELPTDEEPTLATVTDRDKLAEQPFFQKAENGDKVLIYSASGRAILYRPSTKKIVDVTSVNVNQPAVPAPAAPVAEAVPVIVRVAILNGSTVAGATAAAEAKLKAALSNVAVTTKANAAKRTYTETIIVDVAGQHATAAADIAAALGGSVAGLPAGETAPSDADVLVIVTSGE from the coding sequence ATGGAAAGAAACCTGAAACCACGCATGGACCCGCTCTCGGGACAGGAATCTCGCTCGCGGCGTTCATCGAGCCGATTTTCCCCGGCTGTTCTCATCCTGACCGCGGCGCTGCTCGCGGCGCTCGGTGTGGCCGGCTACTTCTACTATCAGTATCGCCAGTCACCCAAAGTCCAAAGTGTCGGAGAGGTGAAGGACCTGAAAGAGGAGATCGGTGCCGTGTTCGAGCTCCCTACAGATGAGGAACCGACGCTCGCCACCGTGACCGACCGCGACAAGCTCGCTGAGCAGCCCTTCTTTCAAAAGGCTGAAAATGGCGACAAAGTGCTCATCTATTCGGCTTCCGGCCGAGCGATCCTGTATCGTCCGAGTACGAAGAAAATTGTCGATGTGACTTCGGTGAACGTCAATCAGCCGGCTGTTCCGGCACCCGCGGCTCCGGTGGCTGAGGCAGTGCCCGTGATCGTCCGCGTCGCCATCCTGAACGGTTCGACGGTGGCTGGAGCGACCGCTGCCGCTGAGGCGAAGCTGAAGGCGGCCCTTTCCAATGTCGCGGTCACGACCAAAGCGAATGCTGCGAAGCGTACCTATACCGAGACGATAATCGTCGACGTAGCCGGCCAGCATGCCACGGCTGCCGCCGACATCGCGGCCGCCCTCGGCGGATCAGTCGCCGGGTTGCCAGCGGGGGAGACAGCTCCCTCAGACGCCGATGTTCTCGTCATCGTGACGAGTGGAGAGTAG